The DNA region ACATGTCTGCGGACACGAATTAATGCCAAAAGGAAATAGCAGGTTTTAAGTCTTTAATTTATACTTATTACTTAGTCGTTTTACTTCCCATTTGGATTCCTATTTTTTCATATTCCTCATCATTTGCTTCCCACAATTCAATTTTATTTCCTTCAGGATCCATGATGTGAATAAATTTACCATAGTCATACGATTCAAGGGTATCTGTTATCGTGACGCCTTCTTTTTTTAATTCTTCAACAAGTAATACTAAATTATCAACCCGGTAATTGATCATAAACTCCTTCATTGATGGTGCAAAATAGCTGGTCGTTTCTTTAAACGGACTCCATTGTGAAAATCCTTTTTTACTGGTGTCTACTCCCTGCCGCCATTCAAACACTGCACCATATTGGTTGGTTTGGAGGCCAAGATGAGTTTGATACCAGGCTCTTATGCTTTTAGGGTCTTTGCATTTAAAAAAGATGCCGCCAATTCCTGTGACTCTTTTAAGTTCATTGCCTTCAGGGGTCTGTTTTACTAAAATGGTTTTAAATGCAAAACCAAAGCAGAAGGAGGTAGCGATTGCTATGGAAAATAGAATTATTTTTTTCATGTTTGCTTTATTTTAATGTGTTGCCTGGGAAGGTATTTTATTAAACAGGTGAAGGTATTCTAATTTAGAGTATTTTGCAATACTACATAAGCATTTAAATTACTTTTGTTCTGGGGAAATTCTTGTACATGAAATTCTAATGTTGTTGCTATTGAATAAAACACGATCTTAGTCTTTTAATTAAGAATAATCCTTATGAAGGCGATCCTAGTATGTTGCATTTTGTTGATAAGTGGTATGAATAAAAGCATATCCCAAAATTTCATAACCGGTGTTTATGATCGTATTGATACAACTACCGTCACTGATCTTGAAACGGGGCTAACCGATAGCAGCATTTCTAAAGTTATTGGTCTTTTTTTGGATGCAGCCAACTGCGATTCTTTACCTATAAAATTTAAGGCCCAAGATTGCAGTGCTGAAGAAGCCCAGGTGAGGCTATTAAAAGCGATTGAATTCCGATGCAACGGTATTTTGCAAAGGGCTTGGGAAGGAGAATGGAATATAGAATCTTTTAATCTTGTCATTTACAAAGTAAAGCAACCACCCAGAACGATCCATAATATGGGATTTGATTTTACTGATAAAACCAGGAAGCTTATCGCAAATATAAAATCTGGCGAAAAACTAAAATTTGACCGAATTATTATAAACCATCCACTCAAGGGACAAGTCATTGCAGGATTTTCATTGCATGTACTATAAGCAGTAGCTATAGATTGATGTTTATTCTCAAGTAATAAATTGAATTCTTAAGACAGCCTTTTTAAGCATTTTAATCCACAACGCAAGGAAGCAAGGAAGCAAGGAAGCAAGGAAGCAAGGAAGCAATAACACTTCTAACTATCAACTATCAACTATCACCTATCACCTAATTCATTTCAAGCAAGGAAGCAAGGAAGCAAAGAAGCAAGGAAGCAAGGAAGCTGGGAAGCAAGGAAGCAAGGAAGCAGGGTAGCAATAACACTTCTAACTATCAACTATCAACTATCAACTAACAACTGTCAACATTCATCTAATTAATTTCGCGCAGAGACGCGAAGAAAAAAATAATATTTAGCTCTTAAACCAGCTCACTGAGCTTAGTCTCTTAGAACCACGATTCGCTCCGTCCAAACCCGATCTGTTGTATTCATTTTTATTAAATACGTACCCTCTGGGATGTTATCCGGGATTGTGAATTTTAAACTGTGCTGTCCTTGTAAATACATTTGTTTACTTTGTAAATCGATGATTTGCTTGCCATCTTGTGTGCACAAATTAAAAGCAACATCCTGGTCTTTGTTTAACACAAACCCAACTTGAATCGATTGGTTGTTTACAGGATTAGGGTAAATCGGATAGAGTTTGCTTTCAATATTCTCGATCCCCGCTTCGTTTAAATCGGGTTTCGATGAATTTAAAATTATGTTTTCATCTCCCGGTTGGTAAACAACATAAGTTAAAGGCAAATAATACATTTCATCTGAAGTGCCTTCTCCCCATGTGATTGATTTGGGTGGATCGTTTGGATTGACCGGATTATTTATTGTATTATCATAAGTTGCAAAAGCATGGATTTCCGAACCTGCTGGCAACACAATTAATTTTTTGAAATAATAGCCTCCTTGCCAGTTAAAATCCCAGTCTTCAATTTTAATCAATGGAATTTGTGATCCATCCGGAAGTTTGGCATAGGCTTCCCATTTCTTGCCCAATTTATGGCAATGAGGCCAGATGCCTAGTAAACTTACTTTAAATGGAATTCTATATACGCCATGAAATTCTTTTACCTGATTTGCCGGTATGATAAAAGGCCCATTTACTAAATCATAGGGCAACATAATTTTATTTTGAACTTTCCGGGGTGCTGGTTTTTTTGCAAAAAATAAATTGACCGTGGAACTATCAGATTCATCTATGCTGCTGGGAGCATAATGCATTTGTAAAACCAGATCGGATCCTTTTTTAATAGTTTGGGACATGCCGCTGGTAAATACATTAGGCTTTTGACCAGGTACATATCCTGGCAGTTGATTGTCTAAGGAAACTGCGGATCCTCCACCGGTATATCCATATTCTGGTGATTTTGCATCTTCTGCTCGCGCTTTCCCTGTTTCATCAGCCCAAAATAATGTATGATGTACAACCTTACTATTTCCAGGTCGCATTTCCAATGCAATCAATTCTTTGTCTTCAGTTAAATTGGTGGGCAATACAAAATAGCGATATTCATCAACATCATTTCCTTTGTGAACATACGATTGGGAAAATGAAATTGCCAAATCAGGTGTTCCAATTTGCGAACCTTTTGGAAAATTTGGAAAAGCGGGTTCTTTTGATGGATCTCCTTGTGGCATTCCTTTTAATACCCAGTTTCCAATGGTTGCAATTTCATCATCGCTGAGATAATTTTCCAATTGGTACTGTTGATATTTTGGATCTGGTTTCCAGGGTGGCATGTATTTTATTTCTGTCACGTGTTTGATGGTGGATGCCCAACTGGCCACCTCATTGTAATTGGTCAAGGCAAATGGAGCAATCTCGCCCGGACGATGACAATTGCTGCAATGTTTATATATAAGTGGCGCAATATCCTCTGAATAATTCTGAGCAAATAAGCTAAAACCTAAACTAAAAAAACAGAGAGTATAAAGGTATTTCATGATTGCATTTATGAGTAACTGAATTAAAAGTACAAATATTCTTGAAAATAGGCCATTAATTATCCCAATGACTTAAAAAACAACCGATAGCAACTGTTTTTCGAAAGGGGAGTTGCTGGCCGCTTACAATGCCCTGAAGCACATCTTTTAAATCGAATTCGCTTGCTTTTTTTCTGCGTTTACCAATTGCTACAAATAAATTATCAATACGCCCCTGATAGAGTTTTTGATGCCGGCTTTCATTGATAACGACCACTTCAGGTAATACTGAAACCTGATATTGGTCGGCGATCATACGCTGTAAATCTAGTTTGCAGGGCATAGGCAATTTGTATTTTTTATTAAATGTTTCTACGCTTTGTTCGGTAGAAGTCGCATTTGGAAATAAAGCAGTAAACTGAATAGAATCATTGGCAAATTCTTTTTCAATTCGCTTAATTTCAGAAATATAGGCCTGGCTGATTTTGCAATCTTCTAATAAAAAAAAGTAAATCCCATAATTTGACTGTGTAAATGACGTTAAGCTGGTAACAAAAAGTGCGGCGCACAAAAGAATTATGTCGCATGTATAATTTTTCATACAACTTTGACTTCATGATTTTCAAAATGTTTAACCATTATGCTAAATCGATTGTTTCGTTTACGATTATTCTTGATTTTTTATATATCGTTTGGTATAAATTAATTTTGCTATTTTGTTTTTCTCAATAAGACTCTGATGAAGCCAAGATCTTAATTTTTTTTGAATTGGAATAAATAAAATGGCTAATCCAGCAAGTATCAGTAAGCTGATCAACGGATTGTGGTGACTCCAGGTTTCTATGTAAGGGTGAAGTATCAAGTTAATAAATTCAAATAAAATTAAAATGATAAGCACAGAAAAATACGCTATAGATTTTTGGTTGGCTAGCACAGAATTGGAATATATTAACAAGATACCTGTTAACACAATTATTAAAATGAGAATAATGCTAAATTGAATTTGATTTCGATGATTTATTTTGTTTTCTAAAAATACTTGTTGTGCTATCTTTTCTTTTTGAATTTCACGAATTTTACTTTCTTGTATTTTATTCAGTACAGCTTCATTATAAAAAACATTGAGCAAGTAATGCTTCTTGTCCAGATAATATATCATGCTGTCGATTGAATTTTCTTGTTCATATAATTTTTGCAATAAATTATAATACTTTATAGTTTCCGAATCGGAATTCTCCGGATTAGTTAAATGCAATCCATTCAAAGCATACGTTTTTGCTAATTTGTTTTGCTTAATATTAAAATAATACTCTGCTAACTTTAATTGACTGGAAATTGATGTTAAAATTATTTTTTGTTCATTACTAAACTCCAAACAACGTTCTAAATAACTAAGGCCCAATTCGGATTCGGAACTTTTTAAGTAGGCAGAACCCAATAAAAACAAGGACCGTGAAAATCCATAAGGGTCATCTTTTTTATTGGTTATCCTATTGGCTAGTTGTGCATACACGAGCGCGGAATCCTGTTTATTCAATCCTAAATAGGATTCGGCCAAATTAGTATATATTCGATTTCCTATAATTCCTTTCCGCATCGGTAAAGAAAGTGCCTTTCTCAAATAAAATACAGCAGTTTCATAATCATTCAAATCTTTAT from Saprospiraceae bacterium includes:
- a CDS encoding VOC family protein, giving the protein MLVKQTPEGNELKRVTGIGGIFFKCKDPKSIRAWYQTHLGLQTNQYGAVFEWRQGVDTSKKGFSQWSPFKETTSYFAPSMKEFMINYRVDNLVLLVEELKKEGVTITDTLESYDYGKFIHIMDPEGNKIELWEANDEEYEKIGIQMGSKTTK
- a CDS encoding redoxin domain-containing protein gives rise to the protein MKNYTCDIILLCAALFVTSLTSFTQSNYGIYFFLLEDCKISQAYISEIKRIEKEFANDSIQFTALFPNATSTEQSVETFNKKYKLPMPCKLDLQRMIADQYQVSVLPEVVVINESRHQKLYQGRIDNLFVAIGKRRKKASEFDLKDVLQGIVSGQQLPFRKTVAIGCFLSHWDN
- a CDS encoding T9SS type A sorting domain-containing protein, giving the protein MKYLYTLCFFSLGFSLFAQNYSEDIAPLIYKHCSNCHRPGEIAPFALTNYNEVASWASTIKHVTEIKYMPPWKPDPKYQQYQLENYLSDDEIATIGNWVLKGMPQGDPSKEPAFPNFPKGSQIGTPDLAISFSQSYVHKGNDVDEYRYFVLPTNLTEDKELIALEMRPGNSKVVHHTLFWADETGKARAEDAKSPEYGYTGGGSAVSLDNQLPGYVPGQKPNVFTSGMSQTIKKGSDLVLQMHYAPSSIDESDSSTVNLFFAKKPAPRKVQNKIMLPYDLVNGPFIIPANQVKEFHGVYRIPFKVSLLGIWPHCHKLGKKWEAYAKLPDGSQIPLIKIEDWDFNWQGGYYFKKLIVLPAGSEIHAFATYDNTINNPVNPNDPPKSITWGEGTSDEMYYLPLTYVVYQPGDENIILNSSKPDLNEAGIENIESKLYPIYPNPVNNQSIQVGFVLNKDQDVAFNLCTQDGKQIIDLQSKQMYLQGQHSLKFTIPDNIPEGTYLIKMNTTDRVWTERIVVLRD